In the genome of Gadus chalcogrammus isolate NIFS_2021 chromosome 21, NIFS_Gcha_1.0, whole genome shotgun sequence, one region contains:
- the pigh gene encoding phosphatidylinositol N-acetylglucosaminyltransferase subunit H: MDDEKYTDINGKPITLDYQRHSSFCTEFIVSSPKVSIGTVMVATSFVWIFAYAVFCLTDNTAVLSSAIIITLIGMMLYIHFVKIDHESLLVIGSLGIQLSSSYASGREHTSFIEMSKIKDIVINEAIYMHQIIYYLCILLRDPADASAVSSVVPLFPSSKPRLNCLVKVYKTCQEIISKC, translated from the exons ATGGACGACGAGAAGTACACCGACATTAACGGGAAACCCATTACTTTGGATTACCAAAGGCATTCAAGTTTCTGCACAGAGTTCATTGTGAGCTCCCCTAAAGTGTCCATCGGTACGGTGATGGTGGCCACAAGCTTCGTGTGGATCTTTGCCTACGCCGTGTTCTGCCTCACCGAT AACACTGCAGTATTGTCCAGCGCCATAATCATTACCCTGATTGGAATGAtgctctacattcactttgtgAAGATAGACCATGAGTCCTtgcttgtgattggttccctgGGTATTCAGTTGTCCTCCAGCTATGCCTCTGGCCGAGAGCACACAAGCTTCATAGAGATGAGCAAAATAAAGGACATTGTAATCAATGAAGCTATCTACATG CACCAAATTATCTACTACTTGTGTATATTACTGCGTGACCCTGCAGATGCCAGTGCAGTTTCCAGTGTTGTCCCCTTGTTTCCA AGTTCCAAGCCAAGGCTTAATTGTTTGGTGAAGGTGTACAAGACGTGCCAGGAAATCATCTCCAAGTGCTGA
- the zfyve1 gene encoding zinc finger FYVE domain-containing protein 1 isoform X1: MSCQAPSVDKGMNTVLVCQESYACGGSDEALFECDECGSLQCTRCELELHRQERMRNHDRVRIAPGHIPFCDSCKGDAAGSSRLRAVVRCQGCKINLCLDCQKRTHSGANKRKHPLTQYPPPKAAPEGGLADAEAGVEALKAQLERVCSFLLVDDREEMQVKNDEDFVSRLGCRPDELLKVVSIFGNTGEGKSHTLNHTFFLGREVFKTSPTQESCTVGVWAAMDPVHRVVVIDTEGLLGAAGANQGQRTRLLLKVLAVSDLVIYRTHADRLHDDLFKFLGDASDAYLKHFTRELKATTARCGLDVPLSTLGPAVVIFHETVHTKLLGSDKPSESAERLLQERFRKLGLFPEAFSSVQYRGTRTYNPPTDFSGLLRTLEQQLNNNTTRSPRTAAVVHKALQALSERFSGDITDEHLACNCFFPDEYFTCSSICLSCGSSCKNSMNHLREETEHDAKHRCRYSAQYDNRIYTCKSCYERGKEVIVVPKTTASSDSPWFGLAIYAWSGYVIECPNCAVIYRSRQYWYGNQDPVDTVVRTEIQHIWPGSDGFLKDNNNAAQRLLDGVNYISQSVSELSVKPAKAVTSWLTDQIAPAYWKPNSLILACHTCSEAFQPNDTKHHCRACGEGFCDACSSKSRPVPERGWGLAPVRVCDTCFHNRGISTELLDAALEEEEGGTLIARKVGEAVQSTLGAVVGAIDIPLGLVKDAARPAYWVPDQDIQACCECQREFTPRLSIHHCRACGQGVCDECSPERRAVPSRGWDHPVRVCNACHQKPGEL; encoded by the exons ATGAGTTGCCAAGCTCCATCCGTAGACAAAGGCATGAACACCGTCCTGGTGTGTCAGGAGAGCTACGCCTGCGGGGGCTCAGACGAGGCTTTGTTCGAATGCGACGAATGCGGCAGCCTCCAGTGCACCCGCTGTGAGCTGGAGCTCCACCGGCAGGAGCGCATGAGGAACCACGACCGCGTGCGCATCGCCCCCGGCCACATCCCCTTCTGCGACTCCTGCAAGGGAGACGCGGCCGGCAGCTCCCGCCTGCGAGCCGTGGTGCGCTGCCAGGGCTGCAAGATCAACCTGTGCTTGGACTGCCAGAAGCGCACCCACAGCGGGGCCAACAAGCGGAAGCACCCCCTCACCCAGTACCCCCCGCCCAAAGCGGCCCCCGAGGGCGGCCTGGCGGACGCGGAGGCCGGGGTTGAGGCCCTCAAGGCCCAGTTGGAGAGAGTATGCAGCTTCCTCCTGGTGGACGATCGAGAAGAGATGCAG GTGAAGAACGACGAGGACTTCGTCAGCCGGCTGGGCTGCAGGCCGGACGAGCTCCTCAAGGTGGTCTCCATCTTTGGTAACACCGGGGAGGGAAAGTCTCACACGCTCAACCACACCTTCTTCCTGGGGAGGGAGGTGTTCAAGACCTCCCCCACGCAGGAGTCCTGCACGGTGGGGGTATGGGCCGCCATGGACCCCGTGCATCGGGTGGTGGTCATCGACACGGAGGGACTGCTGGGTGCAG CAGGGGCGAACCAGGGCCAGCGCACCAGGCTGCTCCTCAAGGTGCTGGCCGTGTCGGACCTGGTCATCTACCGGACGCACGCCGACCGTCTCCACGACGACCTGTTCAAGTTCCTGGGCGACGCCTCGGACGCCTACCTGAAGCACTTCACCCGGGAGCTGAAGGCCACCACGGCGCGCTGCGGCCTGGACGTGCCCCTCTCCACGCTGGGCCCCGCCGTGGTCATCTTCCATGAGACGGTCCACACCAAGCTGCTGGGATCAG ACAAACCCTCGGAGTCGGCCGAGCGCCTGCTCCAGGAGCGCTTCAGGAAGCTGGGGCTCTTCCCGGAGGCCTTCAGCTCCGTCCAGTACCGGGGCACGCGCACCTACAACCCCCCCACGGACTTCAGCGGGCTGCTGCGGAccctggagcagcagctgaacaacaacaccacccgcTCGCCGCGCACCGCCGCCGTCGTCCACAAGGCCCTGCAG GCCCTGAGTGAGCGCTTCAGTGGGGATATCACAGACGAGCACCTGGCCTGTAACTGCTTCTTCCCAGACGAGTACTTCACCTGCTCCAGCATCTGCCTCAGCTGTGG ATCCTCCTGCAAGAACAGCATGAATCACTTGAGGGAAGAGACGGAGCATGACGCCAAACACCGCTGTCGCTACTCTGCCCAGTACGACAACCGCATCTACACATGCAAG TCCTGTTATGAGCGAGGAAAGGAGGTGATTGTCGTTCCCAAGACAACGGCCTCGTCTGACTCCCCTTGGTTCGGTCTGGCCATCTACGCCTGGTCTGG GTATGTGATCGAGTGCCCGAACTGTGCAGTGATCTACCGGAGCAGGCAGTACTGGTATGGAAACCAGGACCCGGTAGACACCGTGGTCAGAACAGAGATCCAACACATCTGGCCTGGG tcggacggcttcctgAAGGACAACAACAACGCCGCCCAGAGGCTGCTGGACGGAGTGAACTACATCTCCCAGTCGGTGTCTGAGCTCAGCGTCAAGCCGGCCAAGGCCGTCACCTCCTGGCTGACGGACCAGATCGCCCCGGCCTACTGGAAGCCCAACTCCCTCATCCTG GCGTGCCATACGTGCTCGGAGGCGTTCCAGCCCAACGACACCAAGCACCACTGCCGGGCCTGCGGGGAGGGCTTCTGTGACGCCTGCTCCTCCAAGAGCCGGCCGGTCCCCGAGAGGGGCTGGGGCCTGGCCCCGGTGAGGGTCTGTGACACGTGCTTCCACAACAGAGGCATCTCCACCG AGTTGCTGGACGCAgcgctggaggaagaggaagggggaacGTTGATCGCCAGAAAGGTGGGCGAGGCGGTGCAAAGCACCCTGGGAGCTGTAGTCGGCGCCATAGACATCCCCCTGG gcctGGTGAAGGACGCGGCGCGCCCCGCCTACTGGGTCCCCGACCAGGACATCCAGGCCTGCTGCGAGTGCCAGCGGGAGTTCACGCCGCGCCTGTCCATCCACCACTGCCGCGCGTGCGGCCAGGGCGTGTGTGACGAGTGCTCCCCGGAGCGGCGCGCCGTGCCCTCCCGCGGCTGGGACCACCCCGTGAGAGTCTGCAACGCCTGCCACCAGAAGCCCGGGGAGCTATAG
- the zfyve1 gene encoding zinc finger FYVE domain-containing protein 1 isoform X2 yields MSCQAPSVDKGMNTVLVCQESYACGGSDEALFECDECGSLQCTRCELELHRQERMRNHDRVRIAPGHIPFCDSCKGDAAGSSRLRAVVRCQGCKINLCLDCQKRTHSGANKRKHPLTQYPPPKAAPEGGLADAEAGVEALKAQLERVCSFLLVDDREEMQVKNDEDFVSRLGCRPDELLKVVSIFGNTGEGKSHTLNHTFFLGREVFKTSPTQESCTVGVWAAMDPVHRVVVIDTEGLLGAGANQGQRTRLLLKVLAVSDLVIYRTHADRLHDDLFKFLGDASDAYLKHFTRELKATTARCGLDVPLSTLGPAVVIFHETVHTKLLGSDKPSESAERLLQERFRKLGLFPEAFSSVQYRGTRTYNPPTDFSGLLRTLEQQLNNNTTRSPRTAAVVHKALQALSERFSGDITDEHLACNCFFPDEYFTCSSICLSCGSSCKNSMNHLREETEHDAKHRCRYSAQYDNRIYTCKSCYERGKEVIVVPKTTASSDSPWFGLAIYAWSGYVIECPNCAVIYRSRQYWYGNQDPVDTVVRTEIQHIWPGSDGFLKDNNNAAQRLLDGVNYISQSVSELSVKPAKAVTSWLTDQIAPAYWKPNSLILACHTCSEAFQPNDTKHHCRACGEGFCDACSSKSRPVPERGWGLAPVRVCDTCFHNRGISTELLDAALEEEEGGTLIARKVGEAVQSTLGAVVGAIDIPLGLVKDAARPAYWVPDQDIQACCECQREFTPRLSIHHCRACGQGVCDECSPERRAVPSRGWDHPVRVCNACHQKPGEL; encoded by the exons ATGAGTTGCCAAGCTCCATCCGTAGACAAAGGCATGAACACCGTCCTGGTGTGTCAGGAGAGCTACGCCTGCGGGGGCTCAGACGAGGCTTTGTTCGAATGCGACGAATGCGGCAGCCTCCAGTGCACCCGCTGTGAGCTGGAGCTCCACCGGCAGGAGCGCATGAGGAACCACGACCGCGTGCGCATCGCCCCCGGCCACATCCCCTTCTGCGACTCCTGCAAGGGAGACGCGGCCGGCAGCTCCCGCCTGCGAGCCGTGGTGCGCTGCCAGGGCTGCAAGATCAACCTGTGCTTGGACTGCCAGAAGCGCACCCACAGCGGGGCCAACAAGCGGAAGCACCCCCTCACCCAGTACCCCCCGCCCAAAGCGGCCCCCGAGGGCGGCCTGGCGGACGCGGAGGCCGGGGTTGAGGCCCTCAAGGCCCAGTTGGAGAGAGTATGCAGCTTCCTCCTGGTGGACGATCGAGAAGAGATGCAG GTGAAGAACGACGAGGACTTCGTCAGCCGGCTGGGCTGCAGGCCGGACGAGCTCCTCAAGGTGGTCTCCATCTTTGGTAACACCGGGGAGGGAAAGTCTCACACGCTCAACCACACCTTCTTCCTGGGGAGGGAGGTGTTCAAGACCTCCCCCACGCAGGAGTCCTGCACGGTGGGGGTATGGGCCGCCATGGACCCCGTGCATCGGGTGGTGGTCATCGACACGGAGGGACTGCTGGGTGCAG GGGCGAACCAGGGCCAGCGCACCAGGCTGCTCCTCAAGGTGCTGGCCGTGTCGGACCTGGTCATCTACCGGACGCACGCCGACCGTCTCCACGACGACCTGTTCAAGTTCCTGGGCGACGCCTCGGACGCCTACCTGAAGCACTTCACCCGGGAGCTGAAGGCCACCACGGCGCGCTGCGGCCTGGACGTGCCCCTCTCCACGCTGGGCCCCGCCGTGGTCATCTTCCATGAGACGGTCCACACCAAGCTGCTGGGATCAG ACAAACCCTCGGAGTCGGCCGAGCGCCTGCTCCAGGAGCGCTTCAGGAAGCTGGGGCTCTTCCCGGAGGCCTTCAGCTCCGTCCAGTACCGGGGCACGCGCACCTACAACCCCCCCACGGACTTCAGCGGGCTGCTGCGGAccctggagcagcagctgaacaacaacaccacccgcTCGCCGCGCACCGCCGCCGTCGTCCACAAGGCCCTGCAG GCCCTGAGTGAGCGCTTCAGTGGGGATATCACAGACGAGCACCTGGCCTGTAACTGCTTCTTCCCAGACGAGTACTTCACCTGCTCCAGCATCTGCCTCAGCTGTGG ATCCTCCTGCAAGAACAGCATGAATCACTTGAGGGAAGAGACGGAGCATGACGCCAAACACCGCTGTCGCTACTCTGCCCAGTACGACAACCGCATCTACACATGCAAG TCCTGTTATGAGCGAGGAAAGGAGGTGATTGTCGTTCCCAAGACAACGGCCTCGTCTGACTCCCCTTGGTTCGGTCTGGCCATCTACGCCTGGTCTGG GTATGTGATCGAGTGCCCGAACTGTGCAGTGATCTACCGGAGCAGGCAGTACTGGTATGGAAACCAGGACCCGGTAGACACCGTGGTCAGAACAGAGATCCAACACATCTGGCCTGGG tcggacggcttcctgAAGGACAACAACAACGCCGCCCAGAGGCTGCTGGACGGAGTGAACTACATCTCCCAGTCGGTGTCTGAGCTCAGCGTCAAGCCGGCCAAGGCCGTCACCTCCTGGCTGACGGACCAGATCGCCCCGGCCTACTGGAAGCCCAACTCCCTCATCCTG GCGTGCCATACGTGCTCGGAGGCGTTCCAGCCCAACGACACCAAGCACCACTGCCGGGCCTGCGGGGAGGGCTTCTGTGACGCCTGCTCCTCCAAGAGCCGGCCGGTCCCCGAGAGGGGCTGGGGCCTGGCCCCGGTGAGGGTCTGTGACACGTGCTTCCACAACAGAGGCATCTCCACCG AGTTGCTGGACGCAgcgctggaggaagaggaagggggaacGTTGATCGCCAGAAAGGTGGGCGAGGCGGTGCAAAGCACCCTGGGAGCTGTAGTCGGCGCCATAGACATCCCCCTGG gcctGGTGAAGGACGCGGCGCGCCCCGCCTACTGGGTCCCCGACCAGGACATCCAGGCCTGCTGCGAGTGCCAGCGGGAGTTCACGCCGCGCCTGTCCATCCACCACTGCCGCGCGTGCGGCCAGGGCGTGTGTGACGAGTGCTCCCCGGAGCGGCGCGCCGTGCCCTCCCGCGGCTGGGACCACCCCGTGAGAGTCTGCAACGCCTGCCACCAGAAGCCCGGGGAGCTATAG
- the wdr21 gene encoding WD repeat domain 21 — MRKWNSREERRSRRRQGAHRNDWYRDNRQSSSQDEWYGYSQTDSSNQASQRGSDAANPSTSSSSVSSSSTSTSSSSNTSNVAPELPGFYFDVEKNRYFRLLPGHNNCNPLTKEQLQEKEREKHRARLLSEDDQPFKKAPRVGLNTALLLQKRRVGLLPSNSYCRLVHEVKASGMMRQRLEVKSTENHSPNQDNFRVIVGDSASERVFTVNDVSHGGCKYGIMNFKGCSRGSLAVEMCDNLYFTNRKVNSICWASVNHPDSHVLLCLVGMADTPGCVSLLPASLFSNSNPEQPGMLCSFKISAAWSCAWCLNPQADKSFSTGLSRRIIVQDAEARRTQTYSVTSDVLAQQFAVRAPVLFNGCRSGEMFSIDLRVRGRRGGGWKSSRFHQESAITSVRLLQDENYLLAADMLGQIKLWDVRATKPVREYKGHHNEHAYLPIHVNEAEGLLLAVGQDCYTRLWSLQDGQLLRTIPSPHPAAKDLIPSVVFSSQLGGRRGLPGLLMAVKHDLYYFSYNTDPQDTTTKQPTR, encoded by the exons ATGAGGAAATGGAACTCACGAGAGGAACGGAGATCACGTCGGCGACAAGGTGCTCACCGCAACGACTGGTACAGAGACAACCGGCAGAGTTCATCACAAGACGAATG GTATGGATATAGTCAAACAGACTCTTCTAACCAAGCTTCCCAGAGAGGCTCTGATGCTGCAAATCCGTCCACCTCTTCGTCCTCGGTCTCTTCCTCCTCAACAtcaacctcctcttcctctaatACTAGCAATGTGGCACCTG AACTGCCAGGGTTTTATTTCGACGTGGAGAAGAACCGCTACTTCCGCCTGTTGCCGGGACACAACAACTGTAACCCCCTGACCAAGGAGcagctgcaggagaaggagagagagaagcacagGGCCAGGCTGCTCTCGGAGGATGACCAGCCCTTCAAG AAGGCGCCAAGAGTAGGATTAAACACGGCTCTTCTGCTGCAGAAAAGACGAGTTGGGCTTCTACCTTCAAACTCCTACTGCAG GTTGGTCCATGAAGTGAAGGCGAGTGGAATGATGCGACAACGTCTGGAGGTCAAGAGCACTGAAAACCACAGCCCCAACCAAGACAACTTCAGGGTCATAGTG GGGGACTCTGCGTCTGAGAGGGTGTTCACGGTCAACGACGTGTCCCACGGCGGGTGCAAGTACGGCATCATGAACTTTAAAGGCTGCAGCAGAGGCTCACTGGCGGTGGAAATGTGTGACAACCTGTACTTCACCAACCGCAAG GTGAATTCCATCTGCTGGGCATCAGTTAACCATCCCGACTCCCATGTGTT GCTGTGTCTGGTGGGGATGGCAGACACCCCGGGCTGTGTCAGTCTGCTCCCTGCCTCCCTTTTCAGCAACTCCAACCCAG AGCAGCCCGGGATGCTGTGTAGCTTCAAGATCTCAGCTGCCTGGTCCTGTGCCTGGTGCCTCAACCCTCAGGCGGACAAGAGCTTCAGCACAG GTCTGTCTCGCCGGATCATCGTGCAGGATGCGGAGGCGCGTCGCACTCAGACGTACAGCGTGACCAGCGATGTCTTGGCCCAGCAGTTTGCTGTCCGG gcCCCGGTGCTGTTCAACGGCTGCCGCTCCGGGGAGATGTTCAGCATCGACCTGCGGGTGCGCggccggcgggggggcggcTGGAAGAGCAGCCGCTTCCACCAGGAGTCGGCCATCACCTCGGTGCGCCTGCTGCAGGACGAGAACTACCTGCTGGCCGCCGACATGCTGGGCCAG ATCAAGCTCTGGGACGTGCGGGCGACCAAGCCGGTGCGGGAGTACAAGGGGCATCACAACGAGCACGCCTACCTGCCCATCCACGTGAACGAAGCCGAGGGGCTGCTGCTGGCAG tgggTCAGGACTGCTACACCCGGCTGTGGAGCCTCCAGGACGGCCAGCTGCTGCGGACCATCCCGTCACCACACCCCGCCGCCAAAGACCTCATCCCCAGCGTGGTGTTCTCCTCGCAGCTGGGCGGCCGCCGGGGGCTCCCCGGCCTGCTCATGGCCGTCAAGCACGACCTGTACTACTTCTCGTACAACACGGACCCCCAGGATACGACGACGAAGCAGCCCACTCGGTGA